One genomic window of Octopus bimaculoides isolate UCB-OBI-ISO-001 chromosome 2, ASM119413v2, whole genome shotgun sequence includes the following:
- the LOC106872740 gene encoding RNA-binding protein with serine-rich domain 1-B isoform X2 produces MTRSTLTREKKKTSSGNASGGGGGGGGGGSGGGGGGGSGSTTAAATTERGRDKKRRSVSSSSTSSSGSSGSSSGSSSSSRSRSRSSSSSSGSSSSGSSSSSSSSSVSTSRSSSSSSSRSSHSRSSAVGRGASNRHKSLSPRRKKQRSPTPKTAKVHIGKLTRNVSKDHIMEIFSVYGSIRHIEMPTDRIHPNFSRGFAYVEYENAAEAEKAIKYMDGAQIDGQEITAAAVLAPRPTRVIPRRSPIRRLPPRWRPSPPRFRDRRRSPPPPPRRRSPPRRRTRSRSPARRRRYSRSSSSSSR; encoded by the exons at GACAAGAAGTACATTaactagagaaaagaaaaagacaagcagTGGTAATGctagtggaggaggaggaggaggtggtggtggcggcagcggtggtggaggtggtggtgggtctGGGAGTACTACGGCAGCTGCAACGACTGAGCGGGGTCGTGACAAAAAAAGACGCAGTGTTTCTTCCAGTAGTACGAGTAGTAGTGGCAGCTCAGGAAGTTCAAG TGGAAGTAGTAGTTCATCTCGTAGCAGGTCAcgctcatcatcatcttccagtGGATCGAGTTCatctggcagcagcagcagcagcagtagcagcagtgtgAGCACCTCTCGTTCCTCTAGCTCAAGTTCCAGCAGATCTTCACATAGTCGTTCTTCAGCAGTTGGACGAGGTGCCAGCAACAGACATAAATCTTT ATCTCCAAGAAGGAAAAAACAACGTAGCCCCACTCCCAAAACTGCTAAAGTACATATTGGCAAATTAACTCGTAATGTCTCCAAGGATCATATTATGGAAATTTTCTCTGTATATGGTAGTATAAGACATATAGAGATGCCTACAGATCGGATTCATCCAAATTTTTCTCGTGGTTTTGCATATGTTGAATATGAAAATGCAGCTGAAGCAGAAAAAGCCATTAAGTACATGGATGGTG ctCAAATTGATGGCCAAGAAATTACAGCAGCTGCTGTACTTGCACCTAGACCTACTAGAGTGATCCCTCGTCGTAGTCCTATACGTAGACTACCTCCACGATGGCGTCCATCTCCTCCGAGATTCAGAGATAGGCGCAG GTCTCCTCCCCCGCCTCCAAGACGACGTTCTCCTCCAAGACGGCGCACTCGGTCCAGATCTCCTGCTAGGCGACGGCGGTATAGTCGCTCTAGCTCTAGTTCTTCAAGATGA
- the LOC106872740 gene encoding RNA-binding protein with serine-rich domain 1-B isoform X1 has product MTRSTLTREKKKTSSGNASGGGGGGGGGGSGGGGGGGSGSTTAAATTERGRDKKRRSVSSSSTSSSGSSGSSSGSSSSSRSRSRSSSSSSGSSSSGSSSSSSSSSVSTSRSSSSSSSRSSHSRSSAVGRGASNRHKSLSPRRKKQRSPTPKTAKVHIGKLTRNVSKDHIMEIFSVYGSIRHIEMPTDRIHPNFSRGFAYVEYENAAEAEKAIKYMDGAQIDGQEITAAAVLAPRPTRVIPRRSPIRRLPPRWRPSPPRFRDRRRKDFAKVLTNNFKSSRFQPSWKMANIRQQTQLSRSPPPPPRRRSPPRRRTRSRSPARRRRYSRSSSSSSR; this is encoded by the exons at GACAAGAAGTACATTaactagagaaaagaaaaagacaagcagTGGTAATGctagtggaggaggaggaggaggtggtggtggcggcagcggtggtggaggtggtggtgggtctGGGAGTACTACGGCAGCTGCAACGACTGAGCGGGGTCGTGACAAAAAAAGACGCAGTGTTTCTTCCAGTAGTACGAGTAGTAGTGGCAGCTCAGGAAGTTCAAG TGGAAGTAGTAGTTCATCTCGTAGCAGGTCAcgctcatcatcatcttccagtGGATCGAGTTCatctggcagcagcagcagcagcagtagcagcagtgtgAGCACCTCTCGTTCCTCTAGCTCAAGTTCCAGCAGATCTTCACATAGTCGTTCTTCAGCAGTTGGACGAGGTGCCAGCAACAGACATAAATCTTT ATCTCCAAGAAGGAAAAAACAACGTAGCCCCACTCCCAAAACTGCTAAAGTACATATTGGCAAATTAACTCGTAATGTCTCCAAGGATCATATTATGGAAATTTTCTCTGTATATGGTAGTATAAGACATATAGAGATGCCTACAGATCGGATTCATCCAAATTTTTCTCGTGGTTTTGCATATGTTGAATATGAAAATGCAGCTGAAGCAGAAAAAGCCATTAAGTACATGGATGGTG ctCAAATTGATGGCCAAGAAATTACAGCAGCTGCTGTACTTGCACCTAGACCTACTAGAGTGATCCCTCGTCGTAGTCCTATACGTAGACTACCTCCACGATGGCGTCCATCTCCTCCGAGATTCAGAGATAGGCGCAG AAAAGACTTTGCTAAGGTTTTAACAAACAACTTCAAATCAAGCCGATTTCAACCAAGCTGGAAGATGGCCAACATCAGACAGCAGACACAGctatccag GTCTCCTCCCCCGCCTCCAAGACGACGTTCTCCTCCAAGACGGCGCACTCGGTCCAGATCTCCTGCTAGGCGACGGCGGTATAGTCGCTCTAGCTCTAGTTCTTCAAGATGA